The stretch of DNA TCGTGCTGCCCGACTACTTCCCGGAGAAGAGCCGCCTGCAGCGCGAGGCGGAATTCTTCCAGCTGCGCGAGCTCTCCAAGCGCCTGAGCCCCCGAGTCAGCAAGGAGAACTCCATCAGCGAGGACCTGTCCCACATCAGCAGCGACTGGGACGAGGCTCCCGGCCCGGGGGGCGCCTTGCTGCCCCCCTCCACCTCCCCGTCTCCCTCCCAGGAGAACAAGAAGTCCTGCGGCTACATCACGGTGGGCTACCGGGGGTCCTACACTATCGGGCGCGACATCCAGACCGACGCCAAGTTCAGGCGCGTGGCTCGGATCACCGTCTGCGGAAAAACCTCCCTGGCCAAGGAGGTGTTCGGGGAGACCCTCAACGAGAGCCGAGACCCCGACAGACCCCCGGAGCGCTACACCTCGCGCTACTACCTCAAGTACAACTTCCTCGAGCAGGCGTTCGACAAACTCACCGAGTTCGGGTTCCGCATGGTCGCGTGCAGCTCCACGGGCACCTGCGCGTACTCCAGCAACGAGCCCAGCGAGGACAAGGTCTGGACCAGTTACACAGAATACGTGTTCTGTAGAGACTGAGACTCAACACTGGCACTGCTGTAAATAATAGCCTATagaaataatactaaaaaaaaaaaacagtcactcACAGACTGCAGCTTATATAGCTCCCTCACATCTGTAGAGTAACATCTGTCCAGATGTTGTTTAGAcagctttacatttctttatactTAAGGTGACAGTTTCACAAACCTGATCAAAGAAAATCCAGCTGATAATccagaaaaaaatcaaatatatgcCTGCTCAAGAGATAGATAAAGAACATACccagcatacacacacaaacatacaaagctgtatgtttgtatgtttttttgtaccagtaaacattataaacattatcatcaacagaatatgtgtcaagaacttgatgatcctaaattgtctggctttcaaatgaaaaaaagtataattaaaatatatattgtttattagtacagtgatgacGAATGTACATTTTGCCTGCTTAAATGGTACAAGTGTGTACTTTCTgatgttaggaaagactttgtacttcagagggaacacatctgaccctgtaaagaccaatattatacctctgatggtacaattatgaaaagtgtacctttaagtacctctgttttttagtgtgcaGCATAATGTATGTTTTCTCTGGCTAACCAGCTGGATTTTTTTATCAggacattgtttaaaaaatattctgcATAGTTCATAATTAACTCGTCAATCAGAGTGGGTTGGTATGAAATGGTCTGTGCAGTATAAAATTCTCATGTTGTTGTTGGTGGTGGTCATTCAAACATGATTTAACATATCTCCAATAGGCTACAATGGTCAGGAATGCACCGAATGTCTGCTAGAATGGTAAAATGTTAAagagttcaataaatattttttcattataagACCAAAAAATGCATTTACGCTATTTAATTTTTGTGAAGATGATAAAAGTatcaaaatgaatgaaattctGCAAAACAGAACATACTTTGTATTGGCCAAgaatttcatttttacagtgttgtacagttgtactgttttttttcataatttaacaTAGAGCAAATATAGCTATTCTAATTTCTATTCAAAATGACCAGTTAACCATACACATGACTACTGAGTTTGGAAAAtaggtaatgttaattataaTGGAAAAAAGTTGTGAATGAAACAAAATAATCAATTTCTTTCTTACAGCGCCCTTTATGTAtaggtttattttatttggatataTGTTCACCTAAAATTCAGCTAACAATCAACTGCAAGTCTATTAAATGCAAGTTAACCCTACattgaatttaaatgattttttatagAACCTATTCTTACACCTAACTCtcagcctaacctcaaccatgaccaaaaagtgttaccaataaagaattaaaattgtgattttCTGGCAGCAAGGGTTGCCTCAAAAAACATTCTACTTATCAGAAAGTTACCAttgttttacaaatattttgtgtAACATTACCTAATGGGGCTTTTTCTAACCAAATgatactttttattttacagtttgtattacagtttttacagCAGCTAAAACAGATAACCCatgttttctgtatatatatatatatatatatatatatatatatatttgtacaccTATTCACATTACAATAGACAATGTTTTCTCATAATTTTAATGCAGATTTGAGAGAAGCACACTGCAGAGAAAAGGctgtaaactttttttacagtgcataaaaatataaaaaaaaaaaacaccaaaatctTCTGTAGAACTTCTGTAGAACAATGTTTCATATATCTGTCAGTATATTTTATGTAGGCTAATAGCTTATAGCTTTCTGTTGGGGTAACTTTTATAGAGGCATTAAATCCTTCAGACATGTTGATCTAGTCACCAACACTGAGACTAATTCTGAATTGGTAAGTTTCTCTATAACTGCACAGTTCATATCAAACCACTCTATGTGACGCATATTGTTTACATCTTAATTTAATTATGCAGAATTAAACTACTAGTGAAatttaaactttaattaaaatgaaaaaggtCAAAAAGCTCAAACTGTGAGGCTGTGGAAACATTACTTCAAAACATTTGACATTAGTTTTGTTCTGTCTTTATAGCGTTTTCTATAGGGTACTGGCCGTT from Astyanax mexicanus isolate ESR-SI-001 chromosome 11, AstMex3_surface, whole genome shotgun sequence encodes:
- the kctd12.1 gene encoding BTB/POZ domain-containing protein KCTD12.1, with the translated sequence MALADPDRGVTNGGDSPAPFSEIIELNVGGQVYVTRHRTLVSVPDSLLWSMFSKKTPRELARDSKGRFFLDRDGFLFRYILDYLRDLNLVLPDYFPEKSRLQREAEFFQLRELSKRLSPRVSKENSISEDLSHISSDWDEAPGPGGALLPPSTSPSPSQENKKSCGYITVGYRGSYTIGRDIQTDAKFRRVARITVCGKTSLAKEVFGETLNESRDPDRPPERYTSRYYLKYNFLEQAFDKLTEFGFRMVACSSTGTCAYSSNEPSEDKVWTSYTEYVFCRD